The DNA sequence TGGCCTCGGTGGTAGTTACGGTGACACCAATGATTATTCTGGTGAAGAACGTACCGGTGGCCTAGGTGGTGGCTACGACGACACCAATGCTTATTCTGAGTGAAGGACGTACCTGCGGCCTAGGTGGTGGCTACGGCGACACCAATGCTTATTCTGGTGAAGGACGTCCCGGCGGCTATAGTGGCTATAACGAGACCACTACTTACTCTGAGGAAAGAGTTGAAAAACCCGAAGGTGGCCGGTACAGTGAAACCACGGCGGCATATGGCAGCACCACCACTCATGAATCTGAACTTGATTacaagaaggaggaggagcACCACAAGCATCTCAAGCACCTCGACAAAGTCGGTGTGGCTGCTGCCGGCGCTTTTACCTTGCATGAGAAGCACAATGAAAAGAAAGACCCAGAGCATGCCCACAGGCACAAGATAGAAGATGAGATTGTTGCAGCAGCTGCAGTTGGTTCGGGTGGATTTGCTTTCCATGAGCATCATGAGAAGAAAGAGacaaaggaagaagaggaagaggctCATGGAAAGAAGAAGCATCACCACTTCTAGATCTATGTGGATTGTGGAACATCATCTTTTGACTACATATGCAATGTTGTGTTTTTACTAGTTATCATGTGGTGTGATCACATGCCAACCCCATCGCCACTATCCAATATTCAGCAGGCAATCTCCTCCTCATCTGTCGACGCAAACGAGAGCTGCCGAGTGAGGTCTGGTGCTGAAGACGGACGAGAAGACCGGGAAGGCCCTCATCGGCGTCTGTGCTCACAACGATGAACTCGAGAATACCGCCTCAATTTGATGTCACGCATGCGCCAGGACGGTTATGGCTTCGATTTTGTCAACTACAGCTTGATCATTCAGTCCCTTACCCACTCCAACAAGATTGATTCTCCAATCACGTTCAAGCTCTACAGGGAGACTGAGTCCGAGAACATTGAGATTGATGACCAGCTCTTCTATCGTGTCGTTAAGATGTTAGAGGTTACTGACGTGGTTTCTATCACCGCTGCTCTTGCCAATGCTTCTATCGTGACGTGGCAGGCGAAACAGCCGCTCCTCAATTGAGCCGTTAAGATGTTCGAGGTTACTGACAGGCACCAAGTCTATCCTGTCTCAGCTACTTTGGTTCAACAAGTTTCTGGAAAGTAAAGGTGATACAATTCCCACTTCCAGATAGCCTTAACATGGCTAGCAGAAGATAAGactttattgttttctttatgattattccTCAATTGTTTTATGAATAGTGCTCCACTTTCCCCAAAAACCAACGGGAAAAGCCACGGGAATAAGAAGATAAGAGTCCCACAACAGCACTAGTATTGCAAAGCGTCTGATTTTCTAATAGTAACGTGGAGCTTGCCGTGCtcagtattaaaaaaaaatgaaaaacagcgAAGAAGATGCCCCTATtttctgagaaagcaaaagggaaaagagaaaagcaaaagaaaaagcaaaagcaaagaataaacaccccaccaaaatgatgtggtttactttccttattttttaaatgatgtaatttatttttcgtatctttcgaagatatctgtataaaccctatcagagggtaatatgtataaaccccatcagagggtaattaaaaaaaattaaaaaacaaaaaaaaaagggaaaagcccaaaataaatgggctggcatgttgttGAGGGCGAAGGCTCATAAGccgaaatagcaccaaccaggtcatcaaaagtacgcccagtactccacaattattcgacaacctgccgctattaccaccaaccaagtgatcaaaagtacgcccagtgctccacaattattcggcaacctgccgctattaccaccaaccaagtgatgaaatgtacaacccgtactttaatatcatttggcaactagccatccatgccaccaaccaggtgatgaaatgtacaacccgtactctaatatcatttggcaactagccattcatgccaccaaccaggtgatgaaatgtacaacccgtactccccttcatgtcaccaaccaggttatcaaaagtacgcccaatactccaaaattatacatgagtattactcatgtcattcatacataaacattcatgagcatcactcatgacaaacatacataaacattcatgaccatcattcatgtcaacattcatgagcatcactcatgttaatcaacataaacattcatgagtatcactcatgtcaatcaacgtcaaaagcttcaaaagcttcatttacaatagctgtagcttcaaaagcttaatttacagagctccagcttcaaagcttcatttgcaaagcttcagtgcaaggtatacaaataccgcctccgaacaaccgccacttcggcccatacatggattcaatttgaagtctccagccaacagactctgttgatcgaagacttgggggactacattatgtaccatatattgggcctcaactgggcctcatgaaaaatacttgggggacttagcccattacttatgtattgaggagcgagcccttattctataaaagggactccctcactttaattagagagcacccattgttcatgtactgaggagcgaacccttatcttataaaaaggactccctcaccatcattagagagcaacgccgccagctgagcaaccgcctcaccgcgagcatcactcataacccatcacttatgtattgaggagcgaacccttattctataaaagggactccctcaccaccattagagagcatcgccatgagcatcaactctagcccatcatttatgtattgaggaacgagcccttattctataaaagggactccttcaccatcattagagagcatcaactctaacccatcatccatgtattaaggagtgagcccttattctataaaagggactccctcaccttcaaacgccacaagccgagccaaccaaggcaaacATAAGCCACgaaccgagcagcctcgcaacatgtgctacttctagttgagcatcatttcagattgagcaccgccttatatcgagcatcagttcaagacaacatctagttactttggcccacacatggactgaatttcaagtctccagccaaaagactctcttaactgaagacttgggggactattgtttataccatatttagggcctcgtatttagacctcgtataaatactcgggggacttaaatgtaattatgtaataaaggaaggggcaaatatgtaaaaaggggaggagcccttattctataaaaggacctcctcaccctcacaaactctaagtctctcctatctagagcaaagctctcacactctctccctcacaaatactctcaaataaatacataatcagtgtggatgtagcccaaaccttggggtgaaccacgatacatcttgtgtcatttacgttacttgcagattcacggtcggatttacgttgttccaagacctccggttttgtgcattaacatctCCCTTATTTTTTCCCCTtcccttccctcccctcctatttgaacagTCACGGTTATgttacgtcaacatcttatattaattttttataacaagagaaagacaaaataagaaAATGTAAAAGGAGAGGATGGAAGGGAATTGAAAGAGAAGGGGAAAGAATCCTAGTCCTTAAACAACACAGCAAGTACTGAAAACTTGGGCAATGGTGGTCGATTCATCCCTAATTTAAAGTCGATTATGTTTGTGTCCTCTTTATGGGGTTTTACTTGTGTACGCACTTACAATTGATGTTTTTTTAATCATCTGAAGACTATAAGTaaaattgttcattttttttattatcatctaaagatcatatttgcaataaatattcaattttgagttctTTTCTCCATTCATACACATAAAAACAAGTAAATGGTTCACATAATGATGTTATTTGTTACTAAAACCGTTAACACGTATGGATGACTAAACAATCTCcaaatcaaatgatttttttgcaCATCTGATCTTTAGATGATGACAAAGAGAATGAACGGTTCCGATTACAATGCTTGGACAGTAAAGATTCGTTAAtcgtaagagagagagagagagagagattatctCCTCTCTAACTCTATTCCTATCCT is a window from the Malus domestica chromosome 16, GDT2T_hap1 genome containing:
- the LOC103403063 gene encoding abscisic stress-ripening protein 1-like; translated protein: MLILSEGRTCGLGGGYGDTNAYSGEGRPGGYSGYNETTTYSEERVEKPEGGRYSETTAAYGSTTTHESELDYKKEEEHHKHLKHLDKVGVAAAGAFTLHEKHNEKKDPEHAHRHKIEDEIVAAAAVGSGGFAFHEHHEKKETKEEEEEAHGKKKHHHF